In one Triplophysa rosa linkage group LG13, Trosa_1v2, whole genome shotgun sequence genomic region, the following are encoded:
- the trpt1 gene encoding tRNA 2'-phosphotransferase 1 isoform X1 codes for MSRMDCRPRERGTRGRGGRGHRWEESRDVRLSKSLSYVLRHGASKMGLQMHSDGFVYVEDLLAHQQFRSFSLEDVQRVVASNDKQRFKLQAHPDDGRIQIRANQGHSVQVADLELKQVAPDDPNCPKEAVHGTYMKHWPSIQSQGLSRMNRTHIHLASGLPGEGGVISGMRQNCDLAVYINVPKAMADGIWFFWSENGVLLSPGDAGGMLAPCYFSRAQKLKPTAEGLDLSVH; via the exons ATGTCAAGAATGGACTGTAGACCTCGAGAGAGAGGAACAAGAGGAAGAGGAGGCCGAGGACACCGATGGGAAGAG AGCAGGGATGTGAGGTTGTCTAAATCTCTGTCTTATGTGTTACGTCATGGTGCCAGTAAGATGGGCCTTCAGATGCACTCGG ATGGCTTTGTGTATGTGGAGGACCTTCTAGCTCATCAGCAGTTCCGCTCATTTTCATTGGAGGACGTGCAGCGAGTGGTGGCCAGCAATGACAAGCAGCGATTCAAGCTTCAAGCACACCCCGATGACGGACGTATTCAGATACGAGCCAATCAGGGTCACTCTGTGCAG GTGGCAGATCTGGAGTTGAAACAGGTGGCACCTGATGATCCGAACTGTCCAAAAGAGGCTGTGCACGGCACGTACATGAAACACTGGCCCTCTATACAGAGCCAGGGTCTCAGCCGAATGAACAGAACGCACATACACCTGGCATCTGGGCTACCTGGAGAGGGCGGAGTCATCAGCG GTATGAGACAGAACTGTGATTTGGCTGTGTACATTAATGTCCCAAAAGCTATGGCAG ATGGGATTTGGTTCTTCTGGTCAGAGAATGGGGTTTTGTTGAGTCCTGGAGATGCTGGAGGGATGTTAGCGCCCTGCTACTTCTCTAGGGCACAAAAACTCAAACCCACAG CTGAGGGGCTGGACCTATCTGTGCACTGA
- the trpt1 gene encoding tRNA 2'-phosphotransferase 1 isoform X2: MSRMDCRPRERGTRGRGGRGHRWEESRDVRLSKSLSYVLRHGASKMGLQMHSDGFVYVEDLLAHQQFRSFSLEDVQRVVASNDKQRFKLQAHPDDGRIQIRANQGHSVQVADLELKQVAPDDPNCPKEAVHGTYMKHWPSIQSQGLSRMNRTHIHLASGLPGEGGVISGMRQNCDLAVYINVPKAMADGIWFFWSENGVLLSPGDAGGMLAPCYFSRAQKLKPTVCEIELD, from the exons ATGTCAAGAATGGACTGTAGACCTCGAGAGAGAGGAACAAGAGGAAGAGGAGGCCGAGGACACCGATGGGAAGAG AGCAGGGATGTGAGGTTGTCTAAATCTCTGTCTTATGTGTTACGTCATGGTGCCAGTAAGATGGGCCTTCAGATGCACTCGG ATGGCTTTGTGTATGTGGAGGACCTTCTAGCTCATCAGCAGTTCCGCTCATTTTCATTGGAGGACGTGCAGCGAGTGGTGGCCAGCAATGACAAGCAGCGATTCAAGCTTCAAGCACACCCCGATGACGGACGTATTCAGATACGAGCCAATCAGGGTCACTCTGTGCAG GTGGCAGATCTGGAGTTGAAACAGGTGGCACCTGATGATCCGAACTGTCCAAAAGAGGCTGTGCACGGCACGTACATGAAACACTGGCCCTCTATACAGAGCCAGGGTCTCAGCCGAATGAACAGAACGCACATACACCTGGCATCTGGGCTACCTGGAGAGGGCGGAGTCATCAGCG GTATGAGACAGAACTGTGATTTGGCTGTGTACATTAATGTCCCAAAAGCTATGGCAG ATGGGATTTGGTTCTTCTGGTCAGAGAATGGGGTTTTGTTGAGTCCTGGAGATGCTGGAGGGATGTTAGCGCCCTGCTACTTCTCTAGGGCACAAAAACTCAAACCCACAG tctGTGAAATTGAGCTGGATTAG